One part of the Anaerolineales bacterium genome encodes these proteins:
- the dinB gene encoding DNA polymerase IV: MHAEIHSPPRTIIHLDLDAFFCAVEELRDPSLRGIAFAVGGSPEGRGVVATCSYAARKFGIHSAMPMARALRLCPELKIVRHHFRDYTDMSHKVMDLLGSYSDLVQPISIDEAFIDISHLPEPGLVYAKQLQTQIRDHLHLPASLGVASNKLVAKIATNVGKASVKTGNYPFAIQVVPHGQEAAFLDPLPTDALWGIGPKTAERLAALGMRTVGDIARYPLQDMVRLLGQTGSALHFRAQGIDESPVHVSHETKSVSHEETFARDINDEAELLQVLSHQCVSISKQLRKLNLHCNTVAIKIRWPDFSKITRQLTLPDPTSDAKLIEEAARKLWAAHWRGRKVRLLGVRASNLTPPSFQPKLWDWNPKEFEKQERLDTALKSLQDRFGAGSLVAASGLRKEKGERQ, translated from the coding sequence ATGCACGCCGAGATACACTCGCCTCCGCGCACTATCATCCACCTAGATCTGGATGCCTTCTTCTGCGCAGTGGAAGAACTGCGCGATCCCAGCCTGCGCGGCATTGCGTTCGCGGTAGGCGGCAGCCCCGAGGGCCGCGGGGTAGTGGCCACATGCTCGTACGCCGCTCGTAAGTTCGGCATTCACTCCGCCATGCCCATGGCCCGCGCCCTGCGCCTGTGCCCTGAGCTCAAGATCGTCCGCCATCACTTTCGAGATTACACAGACATGTCACACAAGGTGATGGATCTCTTGGGCAGCTATTCAGACTTGGTGCAACCCATCTCGATCGATGAAGCTTTTATCGACATCAGCCACTTGCCTGAGCCAGGCTTGGTGTACGCCAAACAATTGCAAACCCAGATCCGCGATCACCTGCACTTGCCTGCCTCGCTAGGCGTTGCCAGCAATAAGTTAGTAGCCAAAATTGCCACCAACGTGGGCAAGGCCAGCGTAAAAACTGGCAACTACCCATTTGCCATTCAGGTGGTGCCCCACGGGCAGGAAGCCGCTTTCCTCGACCCGCTGCCAACTGATGCTCTATGGGGCATCGGGCCAAAGACTGCCGAACGCCTGGCTGCGCTGGGTATGCGCACGGTTGGCGATATTGCCCGCTACCCGCTTCAGGACATGGTGCGCCTGCTTGGCCAAACCGGTTCAGCGCTGCACTTTCGCGCTCAGGGCATTGACGAAAGCCCGGTGCATGTAAGCCACGAGACCAAGTCTGTCAGCCATGAAGAGACCTTTGCGCGCGATATCAATGACGAAGCCGAGCTGTTGCAGGTTCTCAGTCATCAATGTGTTTCCATCAGCAAGCAGCTGCGCAAGCTCAACCTGCACTGCAATACAGTCGCCATCAAAATCCGCTGGCCAGACTTCAGCAAGATCACCCGCCAACTCACCCTGCCTGACCCAACCTCGGATGCCAAGCTTATCGAAGAAGCCGCCCGCAAGCTTTGGGCCGCCCACTGGAGAGGCCGCAAAGTCAGGCTGCTGGGTGTGCGTGCCAGCAATCTCACTCCGCCCAGCTTTCAGCCCAAACTATGGGACTGGAACCCGAAAGAGTTTGAAAAACAAGAGCGCCTGGACACTGCCCTCAAGAGCCTGCAGGACCGCTTTGGGGCTGGCAGCCTGGTGGCCGCCAGCGGCCTGAGGAAAGAGAAGGGCGAGCGCCAATGA
- a CDS encoding CoA transferase has translation MTAKMTGMLDGIRVLDLTRVLAGPYCTMLLGDMGADVIKVEAPGKGDDTRQWGPPFTEGGISAYFISANRNKRSLTLNLKSPKGLEILRQLIAASDVLVENFKPGTLERLGLGYPELQALRKDIIYCTISGYGYSGPDSHKPGYDFIAQARGGLMSITGPADGEPVRVGLAIADLLSGIYACNAITAALFARERQKTGQRIDISLFDAQVGTLSYVASNYLISGKPPRRYGNGHPNIVPYQSFKASDGYFAFASGNDGQWTKFCAAAGRPELAQDERFATNPKRVENREVLIPVLEELFATRPVAEWLAMCEQAGVPAGSINTVDQVFTDPQVLAREMVLHGQLSNGEAINMLASPLKVPTSPMQLRYPPPALGEHTADILQHELGMDVAAIEQFKEQAVI, from the coding sequence ATGACCGCTAAAATGACTGGGATGCTGGACGGAATTCGTGTGCTTGACCTGACGCGGGTGTTGGCTGGCCCCTACTGCACCATGCTGCTGGGCGATATGGGCGCCGATGTCATCAAAGTTGAGGCGCCCGGCAAAGGCGATGACACCCGCCAATGGGGCCCGCCGTTTACCGAAGGCGGCATCTCCGCCTATTTCATCTCCGCCAACCGCAATAAACGCAGCCTGACCCTGAACCTGAAGAGCCCCAAAGGCCTCGAGATCCTGCGCCAGCTGATCGCCGCCAGCGATGTTCTGGTAGAGAATTTCAAGCCCGGCACGCTGGAACGCCTAGGCCTGGGCTATCCGGAGCTGCAAGCGCTGCGCAAAGACATTATCTATTGCACGATCAGTGGCTACGGCTACAGCGGGCCTGATAGCCACAAGCCCGGCTATGACTTCATCGCCCAGGCGCGCGGCGGCCTGATGAGCATTACCGGCCCGGCTGATGGCGAACCTGTCCGCGTCGGTCTGGCCATTGCCGACCTGCTTTCGGGGATTTATGCGTGCAATGCGATCACTGCCGCGCTTTTCGCACGCGAGCGCCAGAAAACGGGGCAGCGAATCGATATTTCGCTGTTCGACGCCCAAGTGGGCACATTGTCCTATGTGGCCAGCAACTATCTGATTTCGGGCAAACCCCCGCGCCGCTATGGCAACGGCCACCCCAATATCGTGCCCTACCAGTCCTTCAAAGCCAGCGATGGCTACTTCGCCTTCGCCAGCGGCAACGACGGGCAATGGACCAAGTTCTGCGCGGCCGCTGGCCGCCCTGAATTGGCGCAAGACGAGCGCTTCGCTACCAATCCCAAGCGGGTCGAGAACCGCGAGGTGCTCATCCCTGTGCTCGAGGAGCTCTTCGCCACTCGGCCAGTGGCCGAGTGGCTGGCGATGTGCGAACAGGCAGGTGTGCCTGCCGGCTCCATCAACACAGTTGACCAGGTCTTCACCGATCCGCAAGTGTTGGCCCGTGAGATGGTGCTGCACGGCCAGCTAAGCAATGGCGAGGCGATCAACATGCTGGCCTCGCCGCTCAAAGTGCCCACTAGTCCCATGCAACTTCGCTATCCACCGCCAGCGTTGGGCGAGCACACTGCCGACATCCTGCAGCACGAGCTAGGCATGGATGTGGCTGCCATCGAGCAGTTTAAAGAGCAGGCTGTGATCTAG
- a CDS encoding xanthine permease — MAANQRMGYLPNETPPMGQLILLGFQHVITMFPATVLVAALCGFHVNTVLFASGVSTIVALILSKMGIGKFIPLFYGSSFSYIAAYVAVVTAMTGAAPAFGVPAPDEVISTMQAGIIVTGLLNIVLGFIIRAVGKSALDKVLPPVVTGSVAAIIGFGLAFAALGMAAANWGVSLATLLVTILFSVYLQNRGFLGMLPVLLGAVAGIALSGVLAPGSVNFAGVASAPLFQLPHFTFPAFGGAFVATAVFSIAIMAIATIPESTAHLYQISLYVDRFAEERKAKKYELDKHIGFNLILDGVGDAVNGLLGATAGTNYGENNSLMAITRNYSGPALIAAGALSILLAFVGKLAALVSAVPLAVSGGLAIYLFGVIGMQGIALMQEHKVSMFDPRNLAVGAIIMVVGIGGNIGYDGGFLPIPFLQGIFPSGLPAIATAAVLGILLNAIFLIFSPGGESRATASKKKAVKKAARSKSRR; from the coding sequence ATGGCTGCTAATCAGCGCATGGGCTATTTGCCCAATGAGACCCCGCCCATGGGTCAGCTTATTCTTTTGGGCTTCCAGCACGTCATCACCATGTTCCCGGCCACCGTTTTGGTGGCTGCTTTGTGTGGCTTCCATGTCAACACCGTGCTGTTCGCTTCCGGTGTATCCACCATCGTGGCCCTGATCCTGTCCAAGATGGGCATCGGCAAGTTCATCCCGCTGTTCTATGGCTCGAGCTTCAGCTACATCGCCGCTTACGTAGCGGTGGTGACCGCCATGACCGGCGCTGCGCCGGCCTTTGGTGTGCCCGCTCCGGATGAGGTGATCAGCACCATGCAGGCCGGCATCATCGTCACCGGTTTGCTCAACATCGTGCTTGGTTTCATCATCCGCGCAGTTGGCAAGAGCGCGCTCGACAAGGTGCTGCCTCCAGTGGTGACTGGCTCCGTGGCCGCCATCATCGGTTTCGGTCTGGCCTTCGCCGCTCTGGGCATGGCTGCTGCCAACTGGGGCGTTTCCCTGGCTACGTTGTTGGTGACCATTCTGTTCTCGGTCTACTTGCAGAACCGTGGCTTCCTGGGCATGCTGCCTGTGCTTCTCGGAGCGGTGGCTGGTATCGCTCTCTCTGGCGTGCTAGCTCCGGGCTCGGTGAACTTTGCCGGCGTGGCCTCGGCCCCTCTGTTCCAGCTGCCGCACTTCACCTTCCCCGCCTTCGGCGGCGCGTTCGTGGCGACGGCGGTGTTCAGCATTGCCATCATGGCGATTGCAACCATCCCCGAATCCACTGCGCACCTGTACCAGATCAGCCTCTACGTTGACCGCTTCGCTGAGGAGCGCAAGGCCAAGAAGTATGAACTGGACAAGCACATTGGCTTCAACCTGATCCTGGATGGTGTGGGTGACGCGGTGAATGGCCTGTTGGGCGCCACCGCTGGCACCAACTACGGCGAGAACAACTCGCTGATGGCCATCACGCGCAACTACTCCGGCCCGGCTCTGATCGCCGCTGGCGCGCTGTCCATCCTGCTGGCCTTCGTTGGCAAGCTGGCCGCGCTGGTGAGCGCTGTGCCCCTGGCTGTGAGCGGTGGCTTGGCCATCTACCTGTTCGGTGTGATCGGCATGCAGGGTATCGCCCTGATGCAGGAGCACAAGGTGAGCATGTTCGACCCGCGCAACCTGGCCGTTGGCGCCATCATCATGGTGGTGGGCATCGGCGGCAACATTGGTTACGATGGTGGCTTCCTGCCCATCCCGTTCCTGCAGGGCATCTTCCCCAGCGGCCTGCCGGCGATCGCCACTGCGGCCGTGTTGGGTATTTTGCTCAACGCCATCTTCCTGATCTTTTCCCCTGGTGGGGAAAGCCGTGCTACGGCTAGCAAGAAGAAGGCCGTCAAGAAGGCTGCTCGCTCCAAGAGCCGCCGCTAG